The following are from one region of the Gryllotalpicola protaetiae genome:
- a CDS encoding carbohydrate ABC transporter permease → MSNTLGTDTTVVDGRQSQGTSEVGGAHTASPTSPRAARRRSGRGRMRLEIAVLSGPAIIVFLAFVIFPVALAAYYGFFRWHGYGPATDFVGLNNYKLILTDPAFHSVLWHNLLIVVLSLVIQGPLSIILALLLNQKIRGRGLIRVLIFVPYVISEVIVGTGWSLMLQSNGAVNDFLHSVGLGGIAADWLSDPNLAIWSLMGIISWKYIGFAVILMLAGLQSIPEELFEAAQIDGASYWQIQRRITLPLLGPTIRIWAFLSIIGSLQLFDLVYIIWGQYIASTAGVSTMATYMVGQGRNAGNYGYGNAVAVVMFLISLIIALVYQRFVLRRDLQGAVTEGVK, encoded by the coding sequence ATGAGCAACACCCTGGGTACTGACACGACCGTCGTCGACGGCCGCCAGTCGCAGGGCACCTCAGAGGTGGGGGGCGCGCACACCGCGTCCCCCACCTCGCCGCGAGCGGCCAGGCGCCGCTCCGGTCGGGGCCGTATGCGACTCGAGATCGCGGTCCTGTCGGGCCCCGCGATCATCGTCTTCCTGGCGTTCGTGATCTTCCCGGTCGCGCTCGCCGCCTATTACGGCTTCTTCCGCTGGCACGGCTACGGTCCGGCCACCGACTTCGTCGGCCTGAACAACTACAAGCTGATCCTCACGGATCCGGCGTTCCACTCGGTGCTCTGGCACAACCTGCTGATCGTGGTGCTGTCCCTGGTCATCCAGGGCCCGCTGTCGATCATCCTGGCCCTGCTGCTGAACCAGAAGATCCGTGGCCGCGGCCTGATCCGTGTGCTGATCTTCGTGCCCTACGTGATCTCCGAGGTCATCGTGGGCACCGGCTGGAGCCTGATGCTCCAGAGCAACGGCGCCGTGAACGACTTCTTGCACTCCGTCGGCCTGGGCGGCATCGCCGCCGACTGGCTGTCGGATCCGAACCTCGCCATCTGGTCGTTGATGGGCATCATCTCGTGGAAGTACATCGGCTTCGCGGTGATCCTGATGCTCGCCGGCCTGCAGTCGATCCCGGAGGAGCTGTTCGAGGCCGCGCAGATCGACGGGGCGTCGTACTGGCAGATCCAGCGGCGCATCACGCTTCCGCTGCTCGGCCCGACCATCCGCATCTGGGCGTTCCTGTCGATCATCGGCTCGCTGCAGCTGTTCGACCTCGTGTACATCATCTGGGGGCAGTACATCGCCTCGACCGCTGGGGTGTCGACCATGGCGACTTACATGGTCGGGCAGGGCCGCAACGCTGGCAACTACGGCTACGGCAACGCGGTCGCCGTGGTGATGTTCCTGATCTCACTGATCATCGCGCTGGTGTATCAGCGCTTCGTCCTGCGCCGTGACCTTCAGGGCGCCGTCACCGAGGGAGTCAAGTGA
- a CDS encoding carbohydrate ABC transporter permease: MSATTAAAPVKAGKKPGRSAEREAPMKWGNPGTYFIALLFIAVTLAPVLYIVVGGFRTNSQITTSPAGLPHPWVFSNYVNVLTSTTFWGEFANSAIVAIVTTIGTVVLGVMVSFVLARYEFKGKGAVYSLFAAGLMFPLVIAITPLYIVIKDLGLIDNLMGVAIPQIAFALPTTVIILVPFLRAIPNEIEEAASIDGASRLGFFFRMVIPLSLPGVVTVGILAFIGAWNNYVLPLFILNSQGNFTLPLGVQAFSSQYSQDTAKVLAFTSLSMLPALIFFSIFQRRIVGGLTGAVKG, from the coding sequence ATGAGCGCCACGACCGCCGCCGCGCCCGTCAAGGCGGGCAAGAAGCCGGGGCGTTCCGCCGAGCGCGAAGCGCCGATGAAGTGGGGGAACCCGGGAACGTACTTCATCGCGCTGCTGTTCATCGCCGTGACCCTGGCCCCGGTGCTGTACATCGTGGTCGGCGGCTTCCGCACGAACTCGCAGATCACGACGAGTCCGGCGGGCCTCCCGCACCCGTGGGTGTTCAGCAACTACGTCAACGTCCTGACCTCGACGACGTTCTGGGGCGAGTTCGCGAACTCCGCCATCGTCGCGATCGTGACGACCATCGGCACCGTCGTGCTCGGCGTGATGGTGAGCTTCGTGCTCGCCCGCTACGAGTTCAAGGGCAAGGGCGCGGTGTACTCGCTGTTCGCCGCAGGGCTCATGTTCCCGCTCGTGATCGCGATCACCCCGCTGTACATCGTGATCAAGGACCTCGGCCTGATCGACAACCTGATGGGCGTCGCCATCCCGCAGATCGCGTTCGCGCTGCCGACCACCGTGATCATCCTGGTGCCGTTCCTCAGGGCGATCCCGAACGAGATCGAGGAGGCCGCGTCGATCGACGGCGCGAGTCGCCTCGGCTTCTTCTTCCGCATGGTGATCCCGCTGTCGCTTCCGGGCGTCGTGACGGTCGGCATCCTCGCCTTCATCGGCGCCTGGAACAACTACGTGCTGCCGTTGTTCATCCTCAACTCCCAGGGGAACTTCACCTTGCCGCTCGGCGTGCAGGCCTTCTCGTCGCAGTATTCTCAGGACACGGCGAAGGTGCTCGCGTTCACGTCACTCTCGATGCTTCCTGCGCTGATCTTCTTCTCGATCTTCCAGCGCCGCATCGTCGGAGGCCTGACGGGCGCAGTAAAGGGCTAA
- a CDS encoding glycoside hydrolase family 3 N-terminal domain-containing protein, whose amino-acid sequence MTTTTGGAPAAMPHVSDRVAALHAQMTLEEKLAQLVGYWLDQNGVVAPMQSEMSAGQKGGEQLSDITKDGLGQYTRVYGTRPVEPAERAAWLWNEQRRLKRETRLGIPALVHEECLTGLAAWQAATFPTPLAWGASFDPELVEQVGRIIGDSMKQLGVHQGLAPVLDVIADPRWGRVDECIGEDPYLVGTVGTAYVKGLQSAGIHATLKHFVGYSDSRAGRNHAPVYAGPREIADTYLPPFEMAIADGGAKSVMNAYVDVDGVPMAANTPLLTDVLHDKLGFDGVVVADYFAVAFLQVMHAVAKDRGEAAALALEAGIDVELPTGDAYLEPLAARIRAGEFDEAYVDRSVLRVLRQKEELGLLEPDAYEDEPPTDIDLDSPEHRRLARTLAQESVVLLSNDGVLPLADGPARAKVAVIGPNAHRAEALQGCYSFANHVLAHHPQFPLGFEIPTVFEALPQAFEGAGLDVPELSFAVGSDNESDDTSGFAEATDAAAGADLAIVVVGDQAGLFGRGTVGEGNDTESLDLPGVQRQLVEAVVATGTPTVLVLLTGRPYAIAWAFDGDSAPAAVLQAFFPGEGGGLAIADVITGAANPSGRLPVSLPRSTGAQPYTYRHPILGGPSDVTSTDSTPLRPFGFGLGYTSFAYEALEVQESVAAGGVLEASVTVTNTGSRAGADIVQLYGHDVIGTVVRPVEQLVGYARVELEAGESKRVTFSVPTTRFAFTDRSLTKIVEPGDVELWVAAHAGISKVDDTAVGDATGGGITSEKKAVVRKLAGEATPRAVVAITGEAYPVTVADARLVGVTIV is encoded by the coding sequence ATGACCACCACCACCGGCGGCGCTCCCGCCGCGATGCCGCACGTGTCCGACCGGGTTGCAGCGCTCCACGCGCAGATGACCCTCGAAGAGAAGCTGGCACAGCTCGTCGGCTACTGGCTCGATCAGAACGGCGTCGTCGCGCCCATGCAGAGCGAGATGTCGGCCGGCCAGAAGGGCGGCGAGCAGCTCTCCGACATCACGAAGGACGGGCTCGGGCAGTACACGCGCGTGTACGGCACCCGTCCCGTCGAGCCGGCGGAGCGCGCCGCGTGGCTGTGGAACGAGCAGCGTCGCCTCAAGCGCGAGACGCGCCTCGGCATCCCGGCACTCGTGCACGAAGAGTGCCTCACCGGCCTCGCCGCCTGGCAGGCCGCGACGTTCCCCACCCCGCTCGCCTGGGGCGCGTCGTTCGACCCCGAGCTGGTCGAGCAAGTGGGCCGCATCATCGGCGACTCGATGAAGCAGCTCGGCGTGCACCAGGGCCTCGCGCCCGTGCTCGACGTGATCGCCGACCCCCGCTGGGGCCGTGTCGACGAGTGCATCGGCGAAGACCCGTACCTGGTGGGCACCGTGGGCACGGCGTACGTGAAGGGGCTGCAGTCGGCAGGCATCCACGCCACCCTCAAGCACTTCGTCGGCTACTCGGACTCGCGTGCCGGGCGCAACCACGCGCCGGTCTACGCCGGCCCGCGCGAGATCGCCGACACGTACCTGCCGCCGTTCGAGATGGCGATCGCCGACGGCGGCGCCAAGTCGGTCATGAACGCCTACGTGGACGTCGACGGCGTGCCGATGGCCGCCAACACGCCGCTGCTGACGGACGTGCTGCACGACAAGCTCGGCTTCGACGGCGTCGTGGTCGCCGACTACTTCGCCGTCGCGTTCCTGCAGGTGATGCACGCCGTCGCGAAGGACCGCGGCGAGGCCGCGGCGCTCGCTCTCGAGGCGGGCATCGATGTCGAGCTGCCGACCGGTGACGCGTATCTCGAGCCACTGGCCGCGCGCATCCGCGCCGGCGAGTTCGACGAGGCCTACGTCGACCGCTCGGTGCTGCGGGTGCTGCGGCAGAAGGAGGAGCTCGGCCTGCTCGAGCCCGACGCCTACGAGGACGAGCCGCCGACGGACATCGACCTGGATTCGCCCGAGCACCGGCGCCTCGCGCGCACACTCGCGCAGGAATCCGTCGTGCTGCTCAGCAATGACGGCGTGCTGCCGCTCGCGGACGGTCCTGCGCGCGCCAAGGTCGCGGTAATCGGCCCGAACGCCCACCGCGCCGAGGCGCTGCAGGGCTGCTACTCATTCGCGAACCACGTGCTCGCGCATCACCCGCAGTTCCCGCTCGGCTTCGAGATCCCGACCGTGTTCGAGGCGCTGCCGCAGGCATTCGAGGGTGCCGGGCTCGATGTGCCCGAACTCTCCTTCGCAGTGGGCTCTGACAACGAGAGCGACGACACCTCGGGCTTCGCAGAGGCGACGGATGCGGCGGCAGGCGCGGATCTCGCCATCGTCGTCGTCGGCGACCAGGCCGGGCTGTTCGGCCGCGGCACGGTCGGCGAGGGCAACGACACCGAGTCGCTCGACCTGCCGGGTGTCCAGCGTCAGCTCGTCGAGGCCGTGGTCGCCACGGGCACGCCCACCGTGCTCGTGCTGCTGACCGGCCGCCCCTATGCGATCGCGTGGGCGTTCGACGGGGACTCCGCCCCTGCCGCCGTGCTCCAGGCGTTCTTCCCCGGTGAGGGCGGCGGGCTCGCGATCGCCGACGTGATCACCGGCGCGGCGAACCCGTCCGGTCGCCTGCCGGTCTCGCTTCCGCGCTCGACGGGCGCGCAGCCGTACACCTATCGCCACCCGATCCTCGGCGGTCCCTCCGACGTCACCTCGACCGATTCGACGCCGCTGCGGCCGTTCGGCTTCGGGCTCGGGTACACCTCGTTCGCGTACGAGGCGCTCGAGGTGCAGGAATCCGTCGCAGCGGGCGGTGTGCTCGAAGCATCCGTCACGGTCACCAACACCGGTTCGCGTGCCGGGGCCGACATCGTGCAGCTGTACGGCCACGATGTGATCGGCACGGTGGTGCGACCCGTCGAGCAGCTCGTGGGCTACGCGCGCGTCGAGCTCGAGGCCGGCGAGTCCAAGCGGGTGACCTTCAGCGTGCCGACGACACGGTTCGCATTCACCGACCGGAGCCTGACGAAGATCGTCGAGCCGGGCGACGTCGAGCTCTGGGTGGCCGCGCACGCGGGCATCTCGAAGGTCGACGACACGGCCGTGGGGGATGCCACGGGCGGCGGCATCACCAGCGAGAAGAAGGCCGTCGTGCGCAAGCTCGCAGGCGAGGCGACTCCGCGTGCCGTGGTCGCCATCACGGGCGAGGCCTACCCCGTCACGGTCGCCGACGCGCGCCTGGTAGGAGTCACGATCGTCTGA
- a CDS encoding ABC transporter substrate-binding protein: protein MAQQSGAAFTRRTFIGVAGGVAASTLLAACSRAGNGGGGGSASGGKLKFWNMPWGTPAFLAEDKRIVAGWKYKDFTATYQQIQWANFTTQFATGASSNTGPAVSSGGGTTSVLYAHDGKIQYLDDLIAGKWTDNGIKDDFLPGLLDALKTDKGTTGVPYNLDVRPAWYNKTLFDQYGLQVPTTWDEYKTVCATLKTKGIYGLGLGSGSGNNIGFHAITGFLINNGGGWFNDKQEPDADTDRNEEALDFFLELVRSGYSDPAASSYTNANVYTQWQNHKMAYGWDTAGLSVNVTGAVQKEVAVATPLTAPHGDKGFLYFPNPMMTWNNTPSKDANLDLLTYYYQNMKTLWTKKTGIGLPPLKSISDDPAIAGDPNNKAIIDNWVTPGVFKTWGAPGNTGIFYNVANTVDGTAPTYTFAQKVLTPTDKTSAKDLLTQFQTTLEGLMKK from the coding sequence ATGGCACAGCAGTCGGGCGCCGCGTTCACGCGTCGCACTTTTATCGGAGTCGCAGGCGGGGTCGCAGCTAGCACCCTTCTCGCGGCGTGCAGCCGCGCCGGCAACGGCGGTGGAGGCGGAAGCGCCTCCGGCGGCAAGCTCAAGTTCTGGAACATGCCGTGGGGCACCCCGGCGTTCCTCGCCGAAGACAAGCGGATCGTCGCTGGGTGGAAGTACAAGGACTTCACCGCCACGTACCAGCAGATCCAGTGGGCGAACTTCACCACCCAGTTCGCGACCGGCGCGTCGTCGAACACCGGCCCCGCAGTCAGCTCGGGCGGTGGCACCACCTCCGTGCTCTATGCGCACGACGGCAAGATCCAGTACCTGGACGACCTGATCGCGGGCAAGTGGACCGACAACGGCATCAAGGACGACTTCCTGCCGGGCCTGCTCGACGCGCTGAAGACCGACAAGGGCACCACCGGCGTTCCCTACAACCTCGACGTGCGTCCCGCTTGGTACAACAAGACGCTGTTCGACCAGTACGGCCTTCAGGTCCCGACCACGTGGGACGAGTACAAGACCGTCTGCGCCACGCTCAAGACCAAGGGCATCTACGGCCTCGGCCTCGGCTCGGGCTCGGGCAACAACATCGGCTTCCACGCGATCACGGGCTTCCTGATCAACAACGGCGGCGGCTGGTTCAACGACAAGCAGGAGCCGGACGCCGACACCGACCGCAACGAGGAGGCGCTGGACTTCTTCCTCGAGCTGGTCCGCAGCGGTTACTCCGACCCGGCCGCGTCGAGCTACACCAACGCCAACGTCTACACCCAGTGGCAGAACCACAAGATGGCCTACGGTTGGGACACCGCCGGCCTCAGCGTGAACGTCACCGGCGCCGTTCAGAAGGAGGTCGCCGTCGCGACCCCGCTCACCGCCCCCCACGGCGACAAGGGCTTCCTGTACTTCCCGAACCCGATGATGACGTGGAACAACACGCCGTCGAAGGACGCGAACCTGGACCTGCTCACGTACTACTACCAGAACATGAAGACGCTCTGGACCAAGAAGACCGGCATCGGCCTTCCCCCGCTGAAGTCCATCTCGGACGACCCGGCCATCGCCGGCGACCCGAACAACAAGGCGATCATCGACAACTGGGTGACCCCCGGCGTGTTCAAGACCTGGGGCGCCCCGGGCAACACGGGCATCTTCTACAACGTCGCGAACACCGTTGACGGCACGGCGCCGACCTACACTTTCGCCCAGAAGGTGCTGACGCCGACCGACAAGACGTCGGCCAAGGACCTGCTCACGCAGTTCCAGACCACGCTCGAAGGTCTGATGAAGAAGTAG
- a CDS encoding carbohydrate ABC transporter permease — MSTETVSDAPNRARHGVGVSGSGNAPGRAKKRGKAIKFTGTFLAFALPSVVLLLLLNLYPLIYAAWQSLHFGDLVSQGDFVGLQNYVDVLTSRDFWDTAGFTLIFTVAGVFGSWAVGLGLALLLRTRIPLNGLWKVLLLLPWIVPTVVSATSWNWLLATPQSPGVIFAHAIGLGNVLFLADPTLAKVTVCVFKVWISFPFMMMMMSSALASVDTNVYEASKVDGAGTWQTFTRITLPMISRTTYISWILMTIFCVNDFPTVFLLLGQGGRANTLVVQAYESVFLNNQVGPGVATAFIMTIVLVVVSVVLYRQIQKVNIE; from the coding sequence ATGTCGACCGAGACCGTCAGCGACGCCCCGAACAGGGCGCGCCACGGCGTAGGGGTGAGCGGGTCCGGGAACGCGCCGGGCCGAGCCAAGAAGCGTGGCAAGGCGATCAAGTTCACCGGCACGTTCCTGGCGTTCGCGCTGCCTTCCGTCGTGCTGCTGCTGCTGCTGAATCTCTACCCGCTCATCTATGCGGCCTGGCAGTCGCTGCACTTCGGCGATCTGGTCAGCCAGGGCGACTTCGTCGGGCTCCAGAACTACGTCGACGTTCTGACCTCGCGCGACTTCTGGGACACGGCCGGCTTCACCCTGATCTTCACGGTCGCCGGCGTCTTCGGCAGCTGGGCGGTCGGACTCGGTCTCGCGCTGCTGCTGCGCACCCGCATCCCCCTGAACGGTCTGTGGAAGGTGCTCCTCCTTCTGCCGTGGATCGTTCCGACGGTCGTCTCGGCCACCTCGTGGAACTGGCTGCTCGCGACGCCGCAGTCGCCCGGCGTGATCTTCGCCCACGCGATCGGCCTCGGGAACGTGCTGTTCCTCGCCGACCCGACGCTCGCCAAGGTCACGGTCTGCGTCTTCAAGGTGTGGATCAGCTTCCCCTTCATGATGATGATGATGAGCTCGGCGCTCGCGTCGGTCGACACCAACGTCTACGAGGCGTCCAAGGTGGACGGTGCCGGCACCTGGCAGACCTTCACCCGCATCACGCTGCCGATGATCTCTCGGACCACCTACATCAGCTGGATCCTGATGACGATCTTCTGTGTCAACGACTTCCCGACCGTCTTCCTCCTCCTCGGCCAGGGCGGCCGCGCGAACACGCTGGTCGTGCAGGCCTACGAGTCCGTGTTCTTGAACAACCAGGTCGGGCCCGGTGTCGCGACCGCATTCATCATGACGATCGTGCTCGTGGTCGTCTCGGTGGTGCTCTACCGCCAGATTCAGAAGGTGAACATCGAATGA
- a CDS encoding carbohydrate ABC transporter permease, which produces MTTEANDLGHVARGTLQVGVTATTRRRGSHDPAERGKWWRLLVVLVITAVVVIPIVSVFVLSVTPSLNTSAATGLTLGNFTYVLQNSEVITWLENSLIIAAVTVVVCVVIASPAGYVLSRGRNRLVSSYALILFVVQSLPVVTAVIPLYILFSNLHLADTLGGVMIIYVGSTMSVAIWMMAAYFDSIPISLEEAAWIDGASVFGSFTRVVLRNSLPGVLSTAIFAFLLAWNEYLVALVFLRTDLNYTLTVGLNTFFQQNSTDWGSVMAVAVIMMLPPIIVFAVLNRYFSVGGIGGSLAGR; this is translated from the coding sequence ATGACCACCGAAGCGAACGACCTCGGCCACGTCGCCAGGGGCACCCTCCAGGTCGGCGTCACCGCCACCACCCGACGCCGCGGCTCACACGACCCCGCCGAGCGGGGCAAGTGGTGGCGACTTCTCGTCGTCCTCGTGATCACGGCCGTCGTGGTCATCCCGATCGTCTCCGTGTTCGTGCTGTCGGTGACACCGTCGCTCAACACCTCGGCTGCCACGGGCCTCACCCTCGGCAACTTCACCTACGTCCTCCAGAACTCCGAGGTCATCACCTGGCTCGAGAACAGCCTGATCATCGCGGCCGTCACGGTGGTCGTCTGCGTGGTCATCGCGTCGCCCGCCGGCTACGTGCTCTCTCGCGGGCGCAACCGCCTCGTGTCCAGCTACGCGCTGATCCTGTTCGTCGTGCAGTCGCTGCCCGTCGTGACCGCGGTCATCCCGCTGTACATCCTGTTCTCGAACCTGCACCTCGCCGACACCCTCGGCGGCGTCATGATCATCTACGTCGGCTCGACCATGTCGGTCGCGATCTGGATGATGGCGGCGTACTTCGACTCGATCCCGATCAGCCTCGAAGAGGCCGCCTGGATCGATGGTGCGAGCGTCTTCGGCAGCTTCACCCGCGTCGTGCTGCGCAACTCGCTTCCCGGTGTGCTCTCGACCGCGATCTTCGCGTTCCTGCTGGCCTGGAACGAGTACCTGGTGGCGCTCGTGTTCCTGCGCACCGACCTCAACTACACGCTGACCGTCGGTCTGAACACGTTCTTCCAGCAGAACTCCACCGACTGGGGAAGCGTCATGGCCGTCGCGGTCATCATGATGCTGCCGCCGATCATCGTCTTCGCCGTGCTGAACCGGTACTTCAGCGTCGGCGGCATCGGTGGGTCGCTCGCAGGTCGTTGA
- a CDS encoding GMC family oxidoreductase: protein MGRSQVVENVGSDDRERIVEDRALRAAVDRIIPADSWPAGWAGGVAEYLRVAGREPLDAAPGLAALGVRLDTSAAAARPGSGFADLAPEEQDEILREIEGGAGSDAFAQLRRIAYEGFYAADARRSDPVGLGMIGFRHVPEGTQIVEPELPDGLDVASVAGHYDAVVIGSGPGGGVAAQVLAQAGKSVLLLERMPAVPNRLLRNDHLHDKRNAVYSVRVGPGPQHPRIHVPGREANLRAQEDSAGDELVDGTGDAGRYGLNADAFGGGTRIWQGMAWRFMPEDFRMRALYGNPEGASLADWPISYDELEPFYTRAEWELGVAGEEGALTRRMPRTKGYPMPPFGTEPARELLAAAADRLGWGWGPIPLALNSVEHEGRPACVRCAQCVGHACPVNAKNGAHNTFIPRAVATGNCRVLYDAEAIEVRDAPGGASVVVMANASTQPVELTVRADVVIVSAGAVETPRLLQASGLGNDELGRNIHDHRAVTVLGTVDEKVKNFIGPGHSIATLDHVHSPSVPWGGGVLVDLMSLLPLTSALAPSPDVPTWGAKHKEWMREGRAHSFGVFAMGQEIPLPTSRVSLADGVLDRWGKPGARLRKDVHWASQEVETGLAREGAAWLEAAGAREVRRLVGTATASAAGEHSCGTARMSDDPATGATDRFGRLWGARRVVVCDSSLHPTNGSVNPTLTIVANAFRVATHLVEEWPA, encoded by the coding sequence GTGGGTCGCTCGCAGGTCGTTGAGAACGTGGGCAGCGACGATCGGGAAAGGATCGTCGAAGACCGTGCGCTCCGCGCCGCGGTCGACCGCATCATCCCCGCGGATTCCTGGCCGGCAGGCTGGGCCGGGGGAGTCGCCGAATACCTGAGGGTTGCAGGCCGGGAGCCGCTGGACGCGGCTCCCGGCCTCGCCGCCCTCGGCGTCCGGCTCGACACGAGCGCGGCCGCCGCACGGCCGGGGTCCGGCTTCGCCGACCTCGCACCAGAAGAACAGGACGAGATCCTTCGGGAGATCGAAGGGGGCGCGGGCAGCGACGCCTTCGCGCAGCTGCGGCGCATCGCCTATGAGGGCTTCTACGCCGCGGATGCGCGGCGGAGCGACCCCGTAGGCCTCGGCATGATCGGGTTCCGTCACGTGCCCGAGGGCACACAGATCGTGGAGCCCGAGCTTCCAGACGGCCTCGACGTGGCATCCGTCGCCGGTCACTACGACGCCGTCGTGATCGGCAGCGGGCCGGGCGGCGGTGTCGCGGCGCAGGTGCTGGCGCAGGCCGGCAAGTCGGTGCTGCTCCTCGAGCGCATGCCCGCGGTGCCGAACCGGCTGCTCCGCAACGATCACCTGCACGACAAGCGGAACGCGGTGTATTCGGTGCGCGTCGGGCCCGGCCCGCAGCATCCGCGAATTCATGTGCCGGGCCGGGAGGCCAATCTTCGCGCACAGGAGGACAGCGCCGGCGACGAGTTGGTCGACGGCACGGGCGACGCGGGCCGCTACGGCCTCAACGCCGACGCGTTCGGCGGCGGCACCCGCATCTGGCAGGGCATGGCCTGGCGGTTCATGCCCGAGGACTTCCGGATGCGTGCGCTGTACGGCAACCCGGAGGGTGCGAGCCTCGCCGACTGGCCGATCAGTTACGACGAGCTCGAGCCGTTCTACACGCGCGCCGAGTGGGAGCTCGGCGTCGCGGGCGAAGAAGGCGCGCTGACGCGCCGGATGCCGCGCACGAAGGGCTACCCGATGCCGCCGTTCGGCACGGAGCCCGCACGAGAGCTGCTCGCCGCCGCAGCCGACCGGCTCGGCTGGGGCTGGGGCCCCATCCCGCTCGCGCTCAACAGCGTCGAGCACGAGGGCCGCCCCGCGTGCGTGCGCTGCGCGCAGTGCGTCGGCCACGCGTGCCCCGTGAACGCGAAGAACGGCGCGCACAACACCTTCATCCCGCGCGCGGTCGCCACCGGCAACTGCCGGGTGCTGTACGACGCGGAGGCGATCGAGGTGCGGGATGCGCCGGGTGGGGCATCCGTCGTCGTCATGGCGAACGCGAGCACCCAGCCCGTCGAGCTGACCGTGCGCGCCGATGTCGTCATCGTGTCGGCCGGCGCGGTCGAGACGCCGCGGCTGCTGCAGGCGAGCGGGCTCGGCAACGACGAGCTGGGTCGGAACATCCACGATCACCGCGCCGTCACGGTGCTCGGAACCGTCGACGAGAAGGTCAAGAACTTTATCGGCCCCGGGCATTCGATCGCGACGCTCGACCACGTGCACTCGCCGAGCGTGCCGTGGGGCGGGGGCGTGCTCGTCGACCTGATGAGCCTGCTGCCCCTGACGAGCGCGCTCGCGCCGTCGCCCGACGTGCCCACGTGGGGCGCCAAGCACAAGGAGTGGATGCGCGAGGGGCGCGCCCATTCATTCGGGGTGTTCGCGATGGGGCAGGAGATTCCGCTGCCGACCTCGCGCGTGTCGCTCGCGGACGGCGTGCTCGACCGCTGGGGGAAGCCGGGGGCGCGGCTGCGGAAGGACGTGCACTGGGCCTCGCAGGAGGTCGAGACCGGGCTCGCGCGCGAAGGCGCCGCGTGGCTCGAAGCCGCAGGCGCTCGCGAGGTGCGACGGCTGGTCGGCACCGCGACCGCGTCGGCCGCCGGCGAGCACAGCTGCGGAACCGCGCGCATGAGCGACGACCCGGCGACGGGGGCGACCGACCGGTTCGGGCGGCTGTGGGGAGCGCGCCGCGTTGTGGTGTGCGACTCGTCGCTGCACCCGACCAACGGCAGCGTGAACCCCACGCTCACCATCGTCGCGAACGCGTTCCGTGTCGCGACCCACCTCGTCGAGGAGTGGCCGGCATGA
- a CDS encoding LacI family DNA-binding transcriptional regulator — MTRSAATLTRIAESAEVSPSTVSKVLNGRSGVSAETRARVEQALRTHGYRQPADRRRQPFIELVFERVETAFAIEIIRGVQRAAVSRGLSVVLSETGDRHTPGPEWLAQVLQRRPAGVVLVFSDLPADAKQRLALRGIPFVIVDPAGDPAPDVPSVGSANWSGGVLAARHLLELGHRSIAVIGGPQDMMCSRARLSGFRAALDEAGVPFRSDALRWGNFLREDGLNFGRELLQLPDRPTAIFAGNDLTALGVLEAARMLGLSVPRDVSIVGYDDLEIASWSGPPLTTIRQPLAEMGEQAALLALDAQGGAVRAARVDLATTLVVRESTAPPLVRAGEATVPRA, encoded by the coding sequence ATGACCCGCTCCGCCGCAACCCTCACGCGCATCGCCGAGTCGGCAGAGGTCTCGCCGTCGACCGTCTCGAAGGTGCTGAACGGCCGCTCCGGCGTCTCAGCCGAGACCCGGGCGCGCGTCGAGCAGGCGCTGCGCACCCATGGCTACCGGCAGCCCGCCGATCGGCGCCGCCAGCCGTTCATCGAGCTCGTCTTCGAGCGGGTCGAGACGGCGTTCGCGATCGAGATCATCCGCGGTGTGCAGCGGGCGGCGGTGTCGCGCGGGCTGAGTGTGGTGCTGAGCGAGACGGGCGATCGGCACACCCCGGGGCCCGAGTGGCTCGCGCAGGTGCTGCAGCGCCGCCCCGCCGGAGTGGTGCTCGTGTTCAGCGACCTGCCTGCCGATGCGAAGCAGCGGCTGGCGTTGCGCGGCATCCCGTTCGTCATCGTTGACCCCGCGGGCGACCCGGCACCCGATGTGCCGTCTGTGGGCAGTGCGAACTGGTCGGGCGGCGTGCTCGCCGCGCGCCACCTGCTCGAGCTCGGCCACCGGTCGATCGCCGTGATCGGCGGCCCGCAGGACATGATGTGCTCGCGCGCTCGCCTCTCCGGGTTCCGCGCGGCGCTCGACGAGGCCGGCGTCCCGTTCCGATCGGACGCGCTGCGCTGGGGCAACTTCCTGCGCGAGGACGGGCTGAACTTCGGTCGCGAGCTGCTGCAACTGCCGGACCGGCCGACGGCGATCTTCGCGGGCAACGACCTCACCGCGCTCGGTGTGCTCGAGGCGGCGCGGATGCTGGGGCTGTCGGTGCCCCGCGACGTGTCCATCGTCGGCTATGACGACCTCGAGATCGCGAGCTGGTCGGGGCCGCCGCTCACGACGATCCGGCAGCCGCTCGCCGAGATGGGCGAGCAGGCCGCGCTGCTCGCGCTCGACGCGCAGGGCGGTGCGGTGCGCGCCGCGCGGGTCGACCTCGCGACGACGCTTGTGGTGCGCGAGAGCACGGCGCCGCCGCTCGTGCGCGCGGGAGAAGCGACGGTTCCGCGGGCGTAG